The sequence below is a genomic window from Felis catus isolate Fca126 chromosome A2, F.catus_Fca126_mat1.0, whole genome shotgun sequence.
TTGCTCTTTTGTTCTCTACGAAACACCTCCTGCAGGGCAAGGCGGGGGAAGGGGCGTCACGTCTCATGTCTCTGAGGGGCCACCAGCTTCCCTAGCTGGCAGGGCAGGTGCCAGAGGGTCCATCCCAACCCAGGAGCCGTTTGGCCATTTCTGAGAAGACCAGGGGAGGTAAGGGCACGTCTCCTGCCCAGGCCTAGGTGTCTGCCCATCTCGCACAGCACAGGATGGGGCAGGAGACCTCTGTGGAAGGGAGGAGTCCTTAGCCCACCACCTCATCCGGAATGAACCCCAACCTCCTGCCTCCAGGGGTTCCTTTCTGGGGTCATTTACCACCATCCCCAATAGTGCATCCTGTGTGACGCTTCACCTTGGCCGCTCCTCACGTGGTTCTGGGCACCTCGCTCCGTTTCCCCCCTGCTTCGCAGTCTCCAcagctgcccccctccctctgcctgccctctGCACGCTGGAGTTTCACAGCGCACCCTCCCCGCGGGTCCCAACCATTTTCTCAGCGCCTCCGTGCCAGAACgccaccctgcccacccccgccccgtggTTTCTAGCTGCAGCCCGGGGCCTCCTGCTGTTCACATGCCATCCGACACCCACACTGcagcctccccccagcccccgacCTGTTCCTCCTGTCTCCACCTCAGCAAATGCTACCACTGCCCACCGCCTGCACAAGCCCAAACCGGGCTGTCAGACTCGGCTTGCTGCTCCCCACAAGGACCACCTCCCATCCGGCCTGTCAGCAAGTCCTGTCAATGCTGTGTCCACATTTCCCCAGACCTCTCACCACAGTCACCCTCACCAGGACCGCTGCAATAGCCTCCTCCCCTCCGCCACCTCCTCCCCATGGCAACCTGCCGAGACCCTGGTGCCTGTCAGGGGTCCAGGTCAAGTGTCCTTCtgtcccagggcctttgcacatgtgcTTGCTCTGCCTGGAGCATGCCCAGCCAGCTCCTACACATTCTGCCAGTGCCAGCCTTAACGTCATTTCTATAGAGAGCACCCCCATTGTCTATGACAATAACGATAAGGACAGCTAACATTTAGTGCTTACCATTTATCAGTTGCTGTCCTCGGTGCTTTACAAGTACTGCCTTACTTAAACCTCAAAAAAACTTCACAAAGTAGACacacttatctccattttacagataaggaaaccaaggctctgaataaatgaataatctttACAATAACCAAATAAGATAAGGATCATCATTGTTATCATCCAAGAGGATAAACAACTGGTTCAAGGTCCTGTAGCCAGTGGAAGACAGAGCAGGGCTTGAGTTAGGGCCAGCTCGTGTCCAcacttgtccacactgagccctCCTGCCGCCAGGGCTGGAATCTGGGCATCCTGACTCGCGGGGTCTCGGTTTCTCCTCAGGGCCCTGGCCACCTCGTTGGCTCCGGGCCTTCTCTCCCTGCTTCGCGGAGaccccaggccctgtgctggagGCCCGGGGTGGTCAGCACTGCCTGAGCCTGCCTTCCTGGGAGTTAGCAGGCCATGAGCCCCACCCACTCCTCTCTGGGGGCAATGGCTCTGAGACCTGGGCCTCCACCTGCAGGAGACTGAAGTGCGGGATCGGGCTGGagctgcaggagagagagaagcctgggCAGGGCCTCCTAATTTTAGAGACTCCCTGAGAGCTGCCATGGAAAGGGTGACTCACGCCCGCCCAACTGGGAGGTGGCAGCCCCACCCTGAGGCTGGTCaccgggctcctgggtggcagcCTGCCCACACCCTGGTCCTGGCTGGACAGAGGACAAGGTGAGGCCCATCATCACCTGGGGCCAGGGGCCAAAGTGAGAAGGACGATAACAGTCAAATGGGCCACAGCTAGGCCTGGACCCCTACCCACTGCCTTTCCTTCTCAAAGCTTTATGGACTGAAAAGTCCTGCAATCCTGCTCCAGGCACATACAGAATTTCCCACCAGTGATACACTGTGTTCATCAGcaatgtaaaaacaatttttctgtTGAAGAGAAGGGTTTCTGCCTGGAAAAGAGGGGCTATCTTTTAAGGCATGCAATCGAACTAATCAAAAGTTAGGGACTTAGGTGAGACATGACcctccccattgtacagatggggacTCTGCAGCTCTATCATCCTGTCCGTTTTTCAGAGCATCTGCCTCCCCTACGCAGCTCTCAGCACACGGTGTCCTCACTCGCTCTTTCTTCTGGTGGGTCCCTCCCCCCAGGAGGTGGGAAGCCTGAGGAGGAGGGGTCTGCTATGCCCCCTGTTCTATCCTCGGTCGGCATCCTTTGGGCCTATGCCCAAAGTACGATCCTACACACAGTCCGCTGCCCATATGGGGAGATTCCTGCTCCTTccaattctttttcttgcctcattgcACTGGCTACGCCCTCTAGTGTGGGAGCTTATTAAATAACCacgggaggggagagggaaggagggagatgcCTGCCCCTCCATCCCACAGACAGGCAGCAGCAACTCACCTCTGCCGAGAAGTCCCCATGGTGCAGGAGAAGCAAGGTGTCCCCAGACTTGGTGGAGTATGGGAGTAGCTGGTCACCCCGCTGCCGGGCAATCACAGTGACCTGATGGGAGAACTCAGTGTTAGAGCTGAGGGGACTGGCGGGCCGGGTCCCAGCACCCTTCCGCACTGAACACCAACTGGGGGAGACAGTGAGGAGACCCGTGCCAGCCCGGAGCCCCTCTCTCCACCTATCGGCCTGGGGCACACCTGCCCCCCAGAGGTCAGTGGAGCTGCTTCATTTCAAGCTCCCGGGAAGACCCTGGCAAAAAGAAGCATGTGTCagtgtggggcaggggctggggccaggggtgGGACTGCATGTGACAGGGTCAGGAACCGGAGACCAAGTATTTATAGAGCAAaaactgggggctgggggctgggaggcgggggtgggggaaagagctGCATGTGATTGGAAGAACTTGGGCAGGCATGATTAGGAGGTCCCCCTACAACAGCAGTTCTTAGCCTGGGGTCCATGGATGTCCCCGGATGGCTGTGGAGCACACGGAGCTCTGAAACTGCTCCAAGGCACAGCCATCTGTGTGCGGGtgtgagcacatgcacacacttccTGCAGGAAGGGTCCAAAGTGTTCACGGCATTGTACTTGGTGCCTGTGCCCTGGAAGGCCAGGACGCCCTGCTTGGGTCTGCCCTGGGGAAGCCACTTACCACGTGAGCCGGGCCCAGGTCGGGGTCATCGCCGCTCAGCCCCGCGTAGGAAAAGGACACGCGCAGGTCTCCgacctgggggtgggagagacGTGGGCTGACTGAGACCGGGAGCAGTCAGCCTGggcctgtgtccccagcacccagagcCGAAGCTCTTTTCCCACCTCCACACCTCAGCCCAGGGGCTCCCATCTCAAGGCTTCTCCCCTCCAATCTCATTTGGCCAAGTGGATGCAACTGAACCGAATCAGAGTCCCAAGCAGGAATGTGGCTCCTGTGTGTTGTCCGGGGGCTGGCACTGTCAGGCCCTCCACCTCTGCTGTGTGAACAGCCCAAGCCCCTGTGTACCTCCGGATACTTGGGGTTTTCGCTGTGGTAGAAATAGTCTCCCCGGCGAATGATGTCCACGTGCGGGTCCTCCAGCTTGGACAGGCTCAGTGGCTTGAAGTTGTCGACTTTGTCGATGAGGCCTGAGGAGAGTGCGGGAGTCACAAACGATGCTGTGCAAACAACGCCCCCGAGCGGTACACCCTTCAGCCCGACCGCCTTCCGGGAGCACCCTCCCAATCCCTCCTTCCGTACCGCAGGCCCCTTTCAGTCTCCATCTCCTCCAGGAAAGCCTCCCCGTCCCCCTTCCAGCCGGTGGGAGTGGCTGCAGCTCTGGAAACAGCCCGAGCCTTGCACCTGTTCTGCCTCAGATCCCCCTACCTGTCCAAGCCTGGTTCGCCTGCTGTATGCATTGCACTAGAGGCACAGCAGCCACTGACTGGGCAACAGAGCAGATGGCAGACAAGCCAGGCCCCAGGGCACGGCCcgtcctccctctccctggctaTTTGGGGCCTATGTGTCTTCTCTCCCACTCTATTGGGGCAGGCCCAAGGACAGACCCAGGTGGCTGGTGGTGCCTCCTTGTCCCTGGAAAGCCTCTCCTTGGTGTCACCTGGGGGGCCTACAGTGAACCACCCTCTCCCTCACATAGGGCAGGATGCCGGCTGGGGCTCACAGACGGAGGCCTTGGGGGCAGCCTTAGCTCTGCGGCTGGCTCTGGGGCTGCTTGAGGAAGGGCTCTCAGCTCTGTCTGGTCAGATCAggcaccaggggtgcctggtacTTATTCTCTGGAAGAGACCGTGTTTCAAAGGAACCTGGCTCAGGTGGGGCCGCTCTGCACAAGTCCCCCACCTCCTGGGGGTCTGCCTTCCCTCTGGCCCCCAGCCGAAAGTACGATGCCGGGAAAGTGCAGGCTGATCCCACATCCAGGGCAGTGGGGACCCCAGCTCCTGGGAGGTGGCCAAGTAGAAGCACAAGGCCTCTGGGTGCTGTTGGCTCATCTGAAGGGGCCAGAAACTTACCCGCCGAGAGGAAGAATCTGCCAATTTGGACAAAGGGGGCTGTAGCCGTGAACGACTCCACTGCCATTGCGCTGTGAAGAGAAGGAGCTGTCGGCGGAGCGGGGCACTGGCTGGGGGCTGTGCCGTCTCTTTGGGTTGCGCTGGGCAGGTTTTCCACCCCGGGGCTCCTGCAAGTCCCGACTAGCCCAGGCACTGCGGAGGTCTTGTCTTTACCACCTGATCTACCCCCCAGACGCTCCTGTCCCCTCGCCTGGTGGAGCACCCTCCTCCTGTCTCCTGTCCCCCAGAGCTTCACATCTAGACCCCTACCAGCCTGGCCCACCCCAGCCACCAGTCATCACATGGACCCTCTGTGGTTCTCTACATCATCCCTGACCCTTCCCAGCCTTCCCAGCCCCAGGTAGCTCCCAAGCTCAACTGTGCATATTCAAGACCCTTCCGGGCACAGGCCTGCCCGCGGCTCCAGCAACGCTCCAGCGCCAAGCCCATCTCACCACCCCCGTGTCTCTGAGCTAACTGCCTTCTGCCCAAATCCCACAAAGGCCCAGATCAAATGCCACTGCCTCCTGAAAGCCCTTCCTGATTGCCCTCCCATCCCCATGGCTGTTAACAAATGCTTCCCGGATACTGTATGTGCAAGTGCCTCTCAGCACTCAGTCTAGGCCTTACATTCGTGACCTGTTGGACCTGTGGGGGTCAGGAATCGGGATTTCCCTCCGCGTTCCCGGTGCCCAACGCAGGAACTGGCCTCAGAACTGTGTCCCAGACTTTCATCAACTCATGAGGCAGAAGCAACTCAACCCCATCACTCtgctgaggaagctgaggctgggGACCCGCCAGTGGCTGGCAAGGCTGTGCTCAGGGCCACCTCTCACCTGGGGTTTTTGTGGCCAATCTCTCGGTCGAAGTTTCTGCTGTTGACGATTTCTGACCTCCACTCGGTGTCTGTCACAGGGAGagggaactcaggaaccatggtAAGAGTGGCCACATGTCTGAGGCTCTGTGTCCTTTTATCCAAGCCCTTGGCCACTCCAGGGCCAGAGGGACAGCTCCTGGAGCCTCAGTGGACACATGACAGAGCCAGACTCTGAGGACTGACACCCAGCAATCCCGACATCTGGTTCCACGCCTTCCCCACTGCCGTCAGCCTCGGCCAGGGGCAGAGACCACATGTGTGCAGGGATGGTGGGGGCCCGGTACTCACTGTAGGAGTACCTTGTCTCTGTCTTCACCTGCCCGTCCTCGGTGTACTCCCTGTGGGGAAAGCACAGGGCACTCCAGAGTTAGCCTGTCACCCCCAGGGCAGTCCCATGTCTAAGCTTCTCCAGCTGGACACAACTTGGGCCCATGAGGTCAAAATCTCTAAATGGAGCCGGTCTTGTCTATACCAGCCAGAGACAGGTGTTTACTCCTGGGCAGACAGCCAGCTCCATCCCTCAAAGGCCCACCCTGGAGAAAAGAGCTTTGTCCTCCTAGGCTGAAATGTGGCTCCACTTGGCTCATGCCAAGGGCTGCAGCCCTGCCCTCTGGGCTCAGACACCTCGCTGCACCCTCTGCCCCAGGCCAGCCCCACGGAGGGCCCCTTGCAGCTGCCCTGGCTCCCCTAACCACCTCCCCATCCTCACTCACAGTCCACATTGCTTGGCTCCAAGTGACTCCAGCCTAATGACAGATGCCCTCAGACTTCTGTCAGAAGGGACAGGATGTAACCCAGTGCCACCTCTGCCCCGTCATGGGAGAGAGCACGGAACCCACACGCGGGAATGCATTGTTTGTGCCTGGATCCAGTCATGCCTCAGCCTGGGCAGCCCTGCGTAACTCCCTAGACACGGGAGctaacccatcctcccactcgCATTAGGTTTTCTGCCACCTCCAAACAGAAGATCATTGGCTGATAACTTGGggatgattcaacacttctgataggaagatttaaaaaaaattgttttaatgtttatttatttttgagagcaagagggacacagcatgagccagggaggggcagagagagagagtgggggacacagaatctgaagcaggctccaggctctgagctgtcagcacagagcccgacgcggggctcgaacccacaaaccgcgagatcacgacctgagctgaagtcggacacttaaccgactgagccacccaggcgccccctctgagAGGAAGACACCATACTTTAAATTCCAGAAGTGTCCAAATAAAGAGCCACCTGCATCTGATCCTGACATCTGACGTCTGCACCTCTTATCCTGGAGTTTTCACTCCCTGCCAGCTCACCGGGACTCCTCCGTTTCCACCCACTGGTACATCTCCACGTGTCGCCGCAGCTTCACAGCCGGAAGGTTGACCCCATAGTTTGGATCCGACAAGAGCTtcaaaaagaatcaaacaaaTCAAACACACAAGCAACACAAAACTCAGGACAAGGCTCACACCAGCCCAGGATGCCAGAGGAAGCCGGACTGGACGAAAAACAGGCAGGGAGGACAGGGCCCGGAGGCAGGTACCACAGCTGCTTCGGGCGGGAGGACCGGGTGACGCTGCCTGTCCCGAGTCCACAATGCCCAGCGCCTGGGGCCGGGAGCCTCACAGCACCGGCTCGGGCTGCACGACCAATGCCCTGGCGCCAACCACGGGGTATTTAGGGTTCAAACAGGAGAGGGAGGTCTGATCACCAGAGTACCTTTGGGCCTTGTGCTAGACACACGTGTTATCATAACCGCTAAAGCACCTTTTCGTGAAGCTCCTGCCACGTGCTGAGCACCGGGCCAAGGGGTTGGCCATCTGATCCCACCAAATCCTTGAAGCCGGCCCCCCAGTTTGTTACAGTTATTGTCTGCATTTTGCAGAGAAAGATGCTGAGACTCAGGACTGACAGGTCCGCACAGCTGCTGAGTGGGGCAGCTGGGAATCACACCTGCGTGTCCCTCTCCAAAGCCCACGTGCTTAAAAGCCCCAACCAGACAACAACCAGCGACGCGCCCCGAGCCTCCGGCGGGTCAGAAAGCTTCACCAAACCTACCTTGGACGTGCGCAGGGCCCCGATGATGTGCACCAGCCTTCCCTCATTCTCTGGGGCCAC
It includes:
- the TMEM43 gene encoding transmembrane protein 43 isoform X3, which produces MFVGLMTFLLSFYLIFTNEGRALKTATSLAEGLSLVVTPDSIHSVAPENEGRLVHIIGALRTSKLLSDPNYGVNLPAVKLRRHVEMYQWVETEESREYTEDGQVKTETRYSYNTEWRSEIVNSRNFDREIGHKNPSAMAVESFTATAPFVQIGRFFLSAGLIDKVDNFKPLSLSKLEDPHVDIIRRGDYFYHSENPKYPEVGDLRVSFSYAGLSGDDPDLGPAHVVTVIARQRGDQLLPYSTKSGDTLLLLHHGDFSAEEVFRREQKSNSLKTWGLRAAGWMAMFMGLNLMTRILYTLVDWFPVFRDLVNIGLKAFAFCVATSLTLLTVAAGWLFYRPLWALFLGCLALVPIVIARTRVPAKKLE
- the TMEM43 gene encoding transmembrane protein 43 isoform X2 — its product is MAANYSSTSNRREHVKTTSNPQPGFLERLSETSGGMFVGLMTFLLSFYLIFTNEGRALKTATSLAEGLSLVVTPDSIHSVAPENEGRLVHIIGALRTSKLLSDPNYGVNLPAVKLRRHVEMYQWVETEESREYTEDGQVKTETRYSYNTEWRSEIVNSRNFDREIGHKNPSAMAVESFTATAPFVQIGRFFLSAGLIDKVDNFKPLSLSKLEDPHVDIIRRGDYFYHSENPKYPEVGDLRVSFSYAGLSGDDPDLGPAHVVTVIARQRGDQLLPYSTKSGDTLLLLHHGDFSAEEVFRREQKSNSLKTWGLRAAGWMAMFMGLNLMTRILYTLVDWFPVFRDLVNIGLKAFAFCVATSLTLLTVAAGWLFYRPLWALFLGCLALVPIVIARTRVPAKKLE
- the TMEM43 gene encoding transmembrane protein 43 isoform X1; translated protein: MENFPSRYSSTSNRREHVKTTSNPQPGFLERLSETSGGMFVGLMTFLLSFYLIFTNEGRALKTATSLAEGLSLVVTPDSIHSVAPENEGRLVHIIGALRTSKLLSDPNYGVNLPAVKLRRHVEMYQWVETEESREYTEDGQVKTETRYSYNTEWRSEIVNSRNFDREIGHKNPSAMAVESFTATAPFVQIGRFFLSAGLIDKVDNFKPLSLSKLEDPHVDIIRRGDYFYHSENPKYPEVGDLRVSFSYAGLSGDDPDLGPAHVVTVIARQRGDQLLPYSTKSGDTLLLLHHGDFSAEEVFRREQKSNSLKTWGLRAAGWMAMFMGLNLMTRILYTLVDWFPVFRDLVNIGLKAFAFCVATSLTLLTVAAGWLFYRPLWALFLGCLALVPIVIARTRVPAKKLE